A part of Blastocatellia bacterium genomic DNA contains:
- a CDS encoding tetratricopeptide repeat protein, protein NYIKSLSIYEKIGNIEGQANINVFLGTAYTTIGRNDQALECLNKALAKWKQLDNPSSEANTLQLIGEIYNFIGDNQKALEYLNQALKIANEAEKYYYRSCNSI, encoded by the coding sequence AAAATTATATTAAGTCTTTATCTATATATGAAAAGATAGGAAATATTGAAGGGCAAGCTAACATAAATGTTTTTCTTGGAACAGCATACACCACAATAGGGAGAAATGATCAAGCTTTAGAATGTTTGAACAAAGCACTTGCTAAATGGAAACAGTTAGATAACCCTAGCAGTGAAGCTAATACATTACAACTTATAGGCGAAATCTATAATTTTATAGGAGATAACCAAAAAGCTTTAGAATATCTTAACCAAGCATTAAAGATTGCCAATGAAGCAGAAAAATATTACTATAGAAGC